From Procambarus clarkii isolate CNS0578487 chromosome 73, FALCON_Pclarkii_2.0, whole genome shotgun sequence, one genomic window encodes:
- the LOC138356522 gene encoding zinc finger protein 271-like: protein MYKEKICVKYSLSKTMFRNTPKLNMSAHSGEKLYHCPECVKDFSTKSALKLHMRIHTGEKPHHCSVCLKDFSQQSDLKKHMRIHTGEKPYHCAVCLKDFSRKSNLISHMRIHTGEKPYHCAVCLKDFSGKSNLISHMRIHTGDKPYHCSVCLKDFSQQSDLKKHMRIHTGEKPYHCAVCLKDFSGKSNLISHMRIHTGDKPYHCSVCLKDFSRQSDLKRHMRIHTGEKPYHCSECLKDFSQKSNLICHMRIHTGEKPYHCSVCLKDFSRQSDLKKHTRIHTGEKLCRKTIALPLVTTQFKCSYS from the coding sequence ATGTACAAAGAAAAAATCTGTGTTAAATATTCATTGTCTAAAACTATGTTCAGAAATACTCCAAAGCTAAATATGAGTGCCCATTCAGGAGAGAAACTGTATCACTGTCCAGAGTGTGTAAAAGATTTTTCAACAAAATCAGCTCTAAAattacacatgaggattcatacaggagagaaaccacatCACTGTTCAGTGTGTCTAAAAGATTTTTCACAACAATCAGATCTAAAaaaacacatgaggattcatacaggagagaaaccatatcactgtgcaGTGTGTCTAAAAGATTTTTCAAGAAAATCAAATCTAATAtctcacatgaggattcatacaggagagaaaccatatcactgtgcaGTGTGTCTAAAAGATTTTTCAGGAAAATCAAATCTAATAtctcacatgaggattcatacaggagataaaccatatcactgttcagtgtgtCTAAAAGATTTTTCACAACAATCAGATCTAAAaaaacacatgaggattcatacaggagagaaaccatatcactgtgcaGTGTGTCTAAAAGATTTTTCAGGAAAATCAAATCTAATAtctcacatgaggattcatacaggagataaaccatatcactgttcagtgtgtCTAAAAGATTTTTCACGACAATCAGATCTAAAaagacacatgaggattcatactggagagaaaccatatcattgTTCAGAGTGTTTAAAAGATTTTTCACAAAAGTCAAATCTAATAtgtcacatgaggattcatacaggagagaaaccatatcactgttcagtgtgtCTAAAAGATTTTTCACGACAATCGGATCTAAAAAAACACACAAGGATTCATACTGGAGAGAAACTATGTAGAAAAACAATAGCATTACCTTTAGTGACTACAcaatttaaatgtagttattcttAA